The Canis lupus familiaris isolate Mischka breed German Shepherd chromosome X, alternate assembly UU_Cfam_GSD_1.0, whole genome shotgun sequence genome has a segment encoding these proteins:
- the KIAA1210 gene encoding acrosomal protein KIAA1210 homolog isoform X2, with protein sequence MAGFYSCLRAPDDTSMAESLSEVSGSLEVLEASEDGKKKSKFKAFKNFFGKKKKKESEDAQGGRRLKPSLSSSSINISSLEPVREGQRTEPRIKSNMGSKSLSHDSIFMLEPEPERSTHQLCPSPEPKRGRPLQRTQVSRTLPRTGTSNVHGAVSGLMFEAMPQYVPKSGIWVGGSKAPEIPTRRPRQPSISPPLIQSDTNSNDFEVSSVDEESPKSSWRKALPHNILTLKKSSFEPSPGPIRSQSLTTFAMIASPGSTHLPMSFNTPATTKGCLDSSAARHKMALNPRKQKKKKNPQTSAKPKQEESMLLLVSEEEKSTTKPKEADRKKPKKDNPGTGVSGLEQSKKTETYDKKTVDQAASADAAGSQSYPLSAAHGRRGAKKGSSASGTSECVPRGRSFKQSSRGLRSDRAGSPPANQSARDHLLWNLSLEQQVLEQPTTPQAESPTPQELLSGKDATRKRGAGVDLKVRKVLASPATPEDSAESTVSDPSPCPEAEKPAARASLSTTQEDVIFSVAMEAQVFMDPSHIQSEREEAFSFDLQAIKFKMESVQDVPAVCREKSPGSILRAVTASISGPTSTQAEGAVSAERLPPRSLSWVLADLEAEERSSASESSSEEASGSELQLLRGRSFQALAKPRDDDQKFFTESESSAVELSRPEQPLAPRYSSLILTMPKVQEASSDSASPSEGERDSGRHLALRHPLQSLGMPEDYLQVFSVSKSSGDPRASEGELTPRCASRALGEAEGWASSAESNSYGAKYSSADDWSTSEEDVRPRPPAQAPGKPTDVLEIPSGSKSAPEDWGVSVEGLAQSFSRPKLQQQVSSERSSLVEPAPAGKVVPSWLHPQAEHQAPGGRENPAEDCSISLEPLPPRVSSRPTGQPRIEQPVAKGPEMATAVGGRAAELLPPKQPSQPPLKPEQAVPERPERPVVEGSVSVEVVPPRGPFRALARPAVEEQVFLSVPSAPVEENVVVEPLPLPRHASQRPAPLLVQGQVPASAGSAVPFAEPQPLQVLVQPLVHPKVEPDVFSGLEGAATEKVIAVEPPLPEHSAPPSLPNPEAQQESDNAAEEGASVELPSGFPAQPSVRPKLQPQLPPLDTAGASAACNQPAGPASPRSVLQSWQSSPFEQQSSASLESAALEWGISLEPLPPRRPSQTRKRRAAARAASRESRSLAARERSSPVEPKPPRGASLTPGSAKVKQPSWAVPEGSTAQKGGSMEQLPPRMSSQSLTKSVSKQQVSWAIPEGSVAQKGGSMEQLPSRMSSQTLTKSVSKQQVSWAVPESSVAQKGSSMEQLPPRMSSQTLTKSVSKQQVSWAIPEGSMEQLSSRMSSQTLTKSVSKQQVSWAIPESFVAQKGGSMEQLPPRMSSQSLTKSVSKQQPSWAVPEGSVAQKGSSMEQLPPRMSSQSLTKSVCKQQPSWAAPEGSMAQRSGSTEQPPPRVSSQPETKPVGKQPASAAPEGSVAQRSSSTEQPPPRMSSQPLTKPLGKQLAPAALKSAAIEGVASTERGPSRQPSQPPTRYKVQQMSSTFENAVQVAISGKSVPSKQAPQPLGRSKVQELSSRLEITAAEGGKSKKASVSRQPSQSFVKFMAEQVFSERPTAEGRSPRNPPPANQPSKPLLRSKVQYQAFSELENASTKGGTSSKLLPMPPHPIQPSGKPEGPKEVLSHPESAPLKWGRSKDQLPPGHLSQALGKLEYQQGISFSVSQSSHEERKSSQGQLPFRGPPQAKEGAKLQPQLFSTGPVSVPVKRSRSEEPQPPRHPRQAFAGPEYQPQGRSGPVWAASTEGTISEGGSDSWSQPKGPASPNKAKKHKQGSEDPIKNILTFATKPVKFTTAPAKQVPTLGGTVSKEEGLEGSNQNNSHPNVSTTRASVENLFGVRLRKVPSLKKYKREKQDDLTKLSSFFLGPVSSSAGKEQRIRSASQGLLGTAQYLTYPFEVAEKQQSRPKSECFIKKQPAYKVPGKAPGRQADYGTFEPAWITMVKQRQKSSQVYVPKKEAKTKNKAGARAEAKEPRGVEPPYKSLQKGAGLANENQPRKIFTSVVNKQEKMAQKKLSIKSIKAGFEDPKIVQVPAVEKETRRSSTLPAVLQEPAQPDEPVWFSLAKKKAKAWSHIAEIMQ encoded by the exons TGATACTAGTATGGCTGAATCACTAAGTGAAGTTTCTGGAAGTCTGGAGGTTCTGGAGGCCAGCGAGGATG gaaagaagaaatccaaatttAAAGCCTTCAAGAACTTTTTtggcaagaagaagaaaaaagagtctGAAGatgcccagggagggaggaggctaAAACCAAGCTTGTCCAGCAGCAGTATTAACATCTCTTCTCTGGAGCCAGTTCGAGAAGGTCAGCGAACTGAGCCCAG GATCAAGAGCAACATGGGTAGCAAATCCCTGTCCCATGACAGCATCTTCATGTTGGAACCCGAGCCTGAAAGATCAACCCATCAACTCTGCCCCTCTCCAGAGCCCAAGAGAGGCAGACCTCTACAG CGAACTCAGGTTTCCCGAACTCTGCCTAGAACTGGAACTAGTAATGTGCATGGAGCTGTTTCTGGACTTATGTTTGAGGCTATGCCCCAATATGTGCCCAAAAGTGGAATCTGGGTTGGAGGCTCCAAGGCCCCTGAG ATCCCAACACGGCGCCCACGCCAACCCAGCATCAGCCCACCTCTAATCCAATCTGACACAAATTCTAATGACTTTGAAGTAAGCTCTGTTGATGAAGAGTCACCTAAGAGCTCATGGAGGAAAGCTTTACCACACAATATCTTGACATTGAAGAAG aGCTCCTTTGAGCCCTCACCTGGACCGATCCGCTCACAGTCGTTGACCACGTTTGCCATGATTGCCTCTCCTGGCAGCACTCACCTGCCCATGAGTTTCAACACCCCGGCCACCACCAAGGGCTGTTTGGATTCTTCAGCTGCTCGACACAAGATGGCTTTAAACCCccggaaacaaaagaaaaagaagaaccctCAAACCAGT gCAAAACCAAAGCAAGAGGAGTCAATGCTTCTACTGGTTTCTGAAGAAGAGAAGAGTACAACCAAACCAAAAGAAGCTGACCGAAAGAAGCCGAAAAAAGACAATCCAG gtACAGGTGTCTCAGGCCTGGAACAGAGCAAGAAAACTGAAACTTACGATAAGAAGACAGTAGATCAGGCCGCAAGTGCAGATGCTGCTGGGAGTCAGAGCTACCCATTGTCAGCGGCACATGGAAGACGAGGTGCAAAGAAAGGTTCGAGTGCTTCAGGAACTAGTGAGTGTGTGCCCAGAGGAAGAAGCTTCAAACAATCCAGTCGAGGGCTCCGCAGTGATAGGGCGGGATCCCCACCTGCCAATCAGAGTGCCAGAGATCATCTTCTCTGGAACCTGTCTTTGGAGCAGCAAGTTCTGGAGCAGCCCACGACTCCACAGGCAGAAAGTCCTACTCCTCAGGAGCTTCTTTCAGGTAAAGATGCCACCAGAAAGAGAGGTGCCGGTGTCGATTTGAAAGTCAGAAAAGTCTTGGCCTCACCAGCCACCCCGGAAGACTCGGCAGAGTCCACGGTCAGCGATCCATCGCCATGCCCTGAAGCCGAGAAGCCAGCAGCCAGAGCTTCTCTGTCCACAACCCAAGAAGATGTCATCTTCTCAGTTGCAATGGAGGCTCAAGTGTTTATGGATCCTTCTCATATCCAGTCAGAAAGGGAGGAAGCTTTCAGCTTTGATTTGCAAGCCATCAAATTTAAAATGGAGTCAGTTCAAGATGTTCCAGCGGTCTGCAGAGAAAAGTCTCCCGGAAGCATTCTGCGGGCCGTTACAGCCAGCATCTCGGGTCCCACGAGCACTCAGGCCGAGGGGGCCGTGTCTGCAGAGAGGCTGCCTCCCAGAAGCCTCTCCTGGGTCTTGGCGGACCTCGAGGCTGAGGAGCGGTCCTCGGCTTCAGAGAGCTCCTCAGAGGAGGCCAGCGGGTCTGAGCTGCAGCTGCTTCGCGGCCGTTCGTTCCAGGCTTTGGCGAAGCCCAGAGATGATGACCAGAAATTCTTCACAGAGTCGGAAAGTTCGGCTGTGGAACTGAGCAGGCCGGAGCAGCCGCTGGCTCCGCGGTATTCTTCCCTGATCCTGACAATGCCCAAAGTTCAGGAAGCATCCTCGGATTCGGCCAGTCCCTCAGAGGGCGAGCGCGACTCGGGGCGGCACCTGGCCCTCAGGCACCCCTTGCAGTCCTTGGGGATGCCTGAAGATTACCTACAAGTCTTCTCAGTCTCCAAAAGCTCCGGGGACCCGAGGGCTTCAGAGGGGGAGCTGACTCCCAGATGCGCGTCCCGGGCCTTGGGGGAGGCGGAAGGCTGGGCCTCCTCCGCCGAATCCAACAGCTACGGCGCGAAGTACAGCAGCGCTGACGACTGGAGCACCTCGGAGGAAGATGTGcgccccaggccccctgcccaggcccccgGGAAGCCCACAGACGTACTGGAGATCCCCTCGGGTTCAAAGAGCGCCCCCGAGGACTGGGGCGTTTCCGTGGAGGGGCTCGCTCAGTCCTTTTCGAGGCCCAAGCTTCAGCAGCAAGTGTCGTCGGAGAGGAGCAGCCTGGTGGAGCCGGCGCCGGCCGGGAAGGTTGTCCCGTCCTGGCTGCACCCCCAGGCCGAGCATCAGGCCCCCGGGGGCCGCGAGAACCCGGCTGAGGACTGCAGCATTTCTCTGGAGCCGCTGCCCCCCAGAGTCTCCTCTAGGCCCACCGGGCAGCCCAGGATCGAGCAACCAGTCGCCAAAGGTCCAGAAATGGCGACTGCCGTAGGGGGCAGGGCCGCGGAGCTGCTGCCCCCGAAACAGCCTTCTCAGCCCCCGCTGAAACCCGAGCAAGCCGTCCCCGAGAGGCCCGAGCGCCCAGTCGTGGAGGGGAGCGTCTCCGTGGAGGTGGTGCCTCCCAGAGGTCCGTTCCGGGCCTTGGCGAGACCAGCCGTCGAGGAACAAGTGTTCTTGAGCGTGCCGAGCGCCCCGGTCGAAGAGAACGTCGTGGTGGAGCCGCTGCCGCTGCCCAGACATGCTTCCCAGCGCCCGGCGCCGCTTCTGGTCCAGGGGCAGGTCCCCGCGAGCGCGGGAAGCGCCGTGCCCTTTGCTGAGCCCCAGCCTCTGCAAGTGCTTGTGCAGCCCTTGGTGCACCCCAAGGTGGAACCGGACGTGTTCTCCGGCCTGGAGGGTGCCGCCACCGAGAAGGTCATTGCAGTGGAGCCACCGCTCCCCGAACATTCTGCTCCTCCGTCCTTGCCGAATCCTGAAGCCCAGCAAGAGTCAGACAACGCCGCCGAGGAGGGCGCGTCTGTGGAGCTGCCGTCCGGGTTCCCGGCCCAGCCCTCGGTGAGGCCAAAACTCCAGCCACAGCTCCCTCCTCTGGACACGGCGGGCGCTTCTGCCGCGTGCAACCAACCCGCGGGGCCGGCGTCTCCCAGGAGCGTCTTGCAGTCCTGGCAGAGCTCCCCATTCGAGCAGCAGAGCTCTGCGAGTCTGGAGAGCGCCGCTCTGGAGTGGGGCATTTCTCTGGAGCCACTGCCTCCCAGGAGGCCTTCTCAGACCCGGAAGAGGCGGGCGGCGGCCCGAGCCGCCTCCCGGGAATCCAGGAGCCTTGCGGCCCGAGAACGGAGCTCTCCGGTGGAGCCAAAGCCTCCCAGAGGCGCTTCCCTGACCCCAGGGAGCGCAAAAGTCAAGCAGCCGTCCTGGGCAGTTCCAGAGGGCTCCACGGCCCAGAAGGGCGGTTCTATGGAGCAGCTCCCTCCAAGAATGTCTTCTCAGTCCCTGACCAAATCAGTGAGCAAGCAGCAGGTGTCCTGGGCAATTCCAGAGGGTTCCGTGGCCCAGAAGGGCGGTTCTATGGAGCAGCTCCCTTCCAGAATGTCTTCTCAGACCCTGACCAAATCAGTGAGCAAGCAGCAGGTGTCCTGGGCAGTTCCAGAGAGCTCTGTGGCCCAGAAGGGCAGTTCTATGGAGCAGCTCCCTCCAAGAATGTCTTCTCAGACCCTGACCAAATCAGTGAGCAAGCAGCAGGTGTCCTGGGCAATTCCAGAGGGTTCTATGGAGCAGCTCTCTTCCAGAATGTCTTCTCAGACCCTGACCAAATCAGTGAGCAAGCAGCAG GTGTCCTGGGCAATTCCAGAGAGCTTTGTGGCCCAGAAGGGCGGTTCTATGGAGCAGCTCCCTCCAAGAATGTCTTCTCAGTCCCTGACCAAATCAGTGAGCAAGCAGCAACCATCCTGGGCAGTTCCAGAGGGTTCCGTGGCCCAGAAGGGCAGTTCTATGGAGCAGCTCCCTCCAAGAATGTCTTCTCAGTCTCTGACCAAATCAGTGTGCAAGCAGCAGCCGTCCTGGGCAGCTCCAGAAGGCTCCATGGCCCAGAGGAGTGGTTCTACTGAGCAGCCCCCTCCCAGAGTGTCTTCTCAGCCTGAGACCAAACCAGTGGGCAAGCAACCAGCCTCGGCAGCTCCAGAGGGCTCTGTGGCCCAGAGGAGCAGTTCTACTGAGCAGCCCCCTCCCAGAATGTCTTCTCAGCCCCTGACCAAACCGCTGGGCAAGCAGCTGGCTCCTGCAGCTCTGAAAAGCGCTGCCATTGAGGGGGTTGCTTCTACAGAGAGAGGGCCTTCCAGGCAGCCTTCCCAGCCTCCCACCAGATACAAAGTCCAGCAAATGTCATCAACTTTTGAGAATGCTGTCCAGGTAGCCATTTCAGGGAAGTCAGTGCCTTCCAAACAAGCTCCCCAGCCCTTGGGGAGGTCTAAGGTTCAGGAGCTGTCCTCACGTCTAGAGATCACTGCTGCTGAAGGAGGCAAGTCTAAGAAAGCTTCAGTGTCCAGGCAGCCTTCCCAGTCATTTGTGAAGTTTATGGCAGAACAGGTCTTTTCAGAGAGGCCCACTGCTGAGGGGAGAAGCCCTAGGAATCCTCCACCTGCAAATCAACCTTCCAAACCTCTGCTGAGGTCAAAAGTCCAGTACCAAGCTTTCTCAGAGCTGGAGAATGCCAGTACCAAGGGAGGCACTTCTTCGAAGCTACTGCCTATGCCACCACACCCTATACAGCCCTCTGGGAAGCCTGAAGGCCCAAAAGAAGTTCTCTCACATCCAGAGAGTGCCCCCCTGAAGTGGGGCCGTTCCAAGGATCAGCTGCCCCCCGGACACCTTTCCCAGGCACTGGGAAAGCTGGAGTACCAGCAAGGgatctccttttctgtctctcagaGCTCTCATGAAGAACGGAAGAGTTCTCAAGGGCAGCTGCCTTTCAGAGGCCCTCCCCAAGCCAAAGAGGGGGCCAAATTACAGCCACAGCTTTTCTCAACAGGCCCAGTGAGTGTACCTGTAAAGCGGAGCAGGTCTGAGGAGCCTCAGCCTCCCAGACACCCTCGTCAGGCTTTTGCAGGCCCTGAATATCAGCCACAGGGTCGTTCAGGTCCAGTGTGGGCCGCCTCCACTGAGGGAACCATCTCTGAGGGCGGTTCTGACAGCTGGTCACAACCAAAAGGCCCAGCTTCTCCAAACAAAGCCAAGAAACATAAACAAGGCTCTGAAGACCCCATCAAGAATATCCTGACCTTTGCTACCAAACCAGTGAAGTTCACTACTGCTCCTGCCAAGCAGGTGCCCACTTTGGGGGGCACTGTCTCTAAGGAGGAGGGTCTTGAGGGCAGCAATCAAAATAACAGCCATCCAAATGTGTCCACCACTAGGGCTAGTGTGGAAAACCTTTTTGGAGTTCGCCTGAGAAAGGTCCCTTCCTTGAAGAAGTACAAGAGGGAGAAACAAGATGATCTTACCAagctttcttcattcttcttggGCCCAGTTTCATCTTCGGCAGGTAAAGAACAGCGAATCAGAAGTGcttcccaggggctcctgggcacCGCACAGTACCTCACCTACCCATTTGAAGTTGCAGAAAAGCAACAGAGCAGGCCCAAATCTGAATGCTTCATCAAGAAGCAACCTGCTTACAAGGTCCCAG GAAAGGCTCCTGGTCGACAGGCAGATTATGGCACCTTCGAGCCAGCTTGGATAACCATGGTAAAGCAGAGGCAGAAGAGTTCCCAGGTCTATGTTCCTAAGAAAGAGGCAAAAACCAAGAACAAAGCTGGAGCCAGGGCTGAGGCCAAAGAGCCTAGAGGGGTAGAACCTCCCTACAAATCACTCCAAAAG ggAGCTGGCCTTGCAAATGAAAACCAACCCAGAAAGATTTTTACTTCTGTTGTCAATAAACAGGAGAAGATGGCACAGAAGAAGCTGTCCATCAAGTCCATCAAAGCAG GATTTGAAGATCCGAAGATAGTTCAAGTGCCTGCAGTGGAAAAAGAAACCAGGCGATCTTCAACTCTCCCAGCTGTGCTCCAAGAGCCAGCACAGCCAGATGAGCCAGTTTGGTTCTCCCTGGCCAAGAAGAAAGCCAAAGCTTGGAGCCATATAGCAGAAATCATGCAATAA